Proteins from a single region of Haloplanus sp. GDY1:
- the folP gene encoding dihydropteroate synthase: protein MDYHAAADFLSDLRRFALDPGTESIRSLLAHLDDPHEGVEFVQIAGSNGKGSTARMTESILREAGYRVGLYTSPHFDDVRERIRVGGRKIPESAVVEFVERVRPFLVERAVEGDPLTSFETLTAMSLWYFGRSDVDVAVLEVGMGGRLDATSVVDPVAAAVTAVSLEHTDILGDTLDDIAAEKVTVAPADAPLVTGATGEARDAVCRHAPDALTVGVADESPDVTVRYGGLVNHTEARVDIAGADWRVETRVPMPGSYQARNAGVAAVLARQAGGDRVTDAAVATGLRGAHWPGRFEVMERDPLTVLDGAHNPGACRAVADTLDDCDYADLHLVFGAMHDKDHREMVAALPEAASVQACAPDHERAADPAVLAAAFEAASGSDVSTAPTVAAGLDRARAAADPDDCVLVVGSLFAVAEARRIWSRLAVSHRVDTVDDAAALFDRSNADANADVTEEGVHRVVTIRLDRREARAVELAAGRAGATAVTSEYRTGRELRETVIAGTRAELRGVVDGLAGDGRLAGLADRLRDRIGLGDGAPEHGYPWEERPSVMGILNVTPDSFHDGGEYFDPTAAVERAEAMVAAGADVIDVGGESTRPGADPVPVDEEIERVRPVIEALDDLDALVSIDTRKAAVGRAALEAGADVLNDVTGLADPEMRFLAAEYDVPVVVMHSIDAPVVPDRAVPYDDVVGDVIDELAERVALAERAGLDREKVIVDPGLGFGKSAVQNFELLDRLDEFRALGCPILLGHSHKSMFGHVGRAAGERLPATVAATALAVDRGADVVRVHDVAENVAAVRTAVATADAAGTPDAWRE, encoded by the coding sequence ATGGATTATCACGCTGCGGCGGACTTTCTCTCCGACCTCCGCCGGTTCGCCCTCGATCCGGGGACGGAGTCGATCCGTTCCCTGCTGGCACACCTCGACGACCCCCACGAGGGCGTCGAGTTCGTCCAGATCGCCGGCTCGAACGGGAAGGGAAGCACGGCCCGGATGACCGAATCGATCCTCCGCGAGGCGGGCTACCGCGTCGGCCTGTACACCTCGCCGCACTTCGACGACGTGCGCGAGCGGATCCGCGTCGGCGGGCGAAAGATCCCCGAATCCGCCGTCGTCGAGTTCGTCGAGCGCGTGCGCCCGTTCCTCGTCGAGCGGGCGGTCGAGGGCGACCCGCTCACCTCCTTCGAGACGCTGACGGCGATGAGCCTCTGGTACTTCGGGCGCTCGGACGTCGACGTGGCGGTGCTGGAGGTGGGGATGGGCGGCCGACTCGACGCGACGAGCGTCGTCGACCCCGTCGCCGCCGCGGTGACGGCGGTGAGCCTCGAACACACCGACATTCTGGGCGACACGCTCGACGACATCGCGGCCGAGAAGGTGACCGTCGCCCCCGCGGACGCGCCGCTGGTGACGGGCGCGACGGGCGAGGCCCGGGACGCCGTGTGCCGTCACGCGCCCGACGCCCTGACCGTCGGGGTCGCCGACGAGTCCCCCGACGTGACCGTCCGCTACGGCGGCCTCGTCAACCACACGGAGGCGAGGGTGGATATCGCGGGCGCCGACTGGCGCGTCGAGACGCGGGTCCCGATGCCCGGGTCGTACCAGGCGCGGAACGCGGGCGTCGCGGCCGTGCTCGCCCGGCAGGCCGGCGGCGACCGAGTCACCGACGCGGCCGTCGCGACGGGGCTCCGGGGCGCCCACTGGCCCGGCCGGTTCGAGGTGATGGAGCGCGACCCGCTGACCGTCCTCGACGGCGCGCACAACCCCGGGGCCTGTCGGGCCGTGGCCGACACCCTCGACGACTGCGACTACGCCGACCTCCACCTCGTCTTCGGCGCGATGCACGACAAGGACCACCGGGAGATGGTGGCCGCCCTCCCCGAGGCCGCGTCCGTCCAGGCCTGTGCGCCCGACCACGAACGCGCCGCGGACCCCGCCGTCCTCGCGGCGGCCTTCGAGGCGGCGAGCGGGAGCGACGTGTCGACCGCCCCGACGGTCGCGGCCGGCCTCGACCGCGCCCGGGCGGCCGCCGATCCCGACGACTGCGTCCTCGTCGTCGGATCGCTGTTCGCCGTCGCCGAGGCCAGACGGATCTGGTCGCGGCTCGCGGTCTCCCACCGGGTCGACACCGTCGACGACGCGGCGGCCCTGTTCGACCGGTCGAACGCGGACGCGAACGCCGACGTGACCGAGGAGGGCGTCCACCGCGTCGTGACGATCCGTCTCGACCGCCGGGAGGCGAGGGCGGTCGAGCTCGCGGCCGGCCGCGCGGGCGCGACGGCCGTCACCTCCGAGTACCGCACGGGTCGCGAACTCCGGGAGACGGTGATCGCCGGGACGCGCGCCGAACTCCGGGGGGTCGTCGACGGACTCGCCGGGGACGGACGACTGGCCGGCCTCGCCGACCGCCTGCGCGACCGGATCGGCCTCGGCGACGGCGCCCCCGAACACGGCTACCCCTGGGAGGAGCGCCCGTCCGTGATGGGCATCCTCAACGTGACGCCCGACAGCTTCCACGACGGCGGCGAGTACTTCGACCCCACGGCCGCCGTCGAGCGTGCCGAGGCGATGGTCGCGGCGGGCGCGGACGTGATCGACGTGGGCGGCGAGAGCACTCGCCCGGGCGCCGATCCGGTCCCCGTCGACGAGGAGATCGAGCGGGTGCGCCCGGTGATCGAGGCGCTCGACGACCTGGACGCGCTGGTCTCCATCGACACCCGCAAGGCCGCGGTGGGGCGGGCGGCCCTGGAGGCCGGAGCGGACGTCCTCAACGACGTGACGGGGCTGGCCGACCCCGAGATGCGCTTCCTGGCCGCCGAGTACGACGTGCCGGTCGTCGTGATGCACAGCATCGACGCGCCGGTCGTCCCCGACAGGGCCGTCCCGTACGACGACGTGGTGGGGGACGTGATCGACGAACTCGCCGAACGGGTGGCGCTGGCCGAGCGCGCCGGCCTCGACCGCGAGAAGGTGATCGTCGATCCCGGTCTCGGCTTCGGGAAGTCGGCGGTCCAGAACTTCGAACTCCTCGACCGCCTCGACGAGTTCCGTGCGCTCGGCTGTCCGATCCTCCTCGGTCACTCCCACAAGTCCATGTTCGGCCACGTGGGGCGGGCGGCGGGCGAGCGTCTGCCGGCCACGGTGGCCGCGACGGCGCTCGCGGTCGACCGCGGCGCCGACGTCGTCCGCGTCCACGACGTCGCGGAGAACGTCGCCGCCGTCCGCACCGCGGTGGCGACGGCTGACGCAGCGGGAACGCCCGACGCGTGGCGGGAATGA
- a CDS encoding M20 family metallopeptidase — protein MTDAFDPVSFLDAAVRIESHEDVSEMRAFLVDTLRNHGADPIVDDAGNTLATTGSGSPHVVLNTHVDTVSPHVPYDRDDGRIHGRGSCDAKGPLAAILAAFFRTDPAAGRLTLAVTPDEEVYSTGAAALDLSVLPGVDAPDGDAYVVGEPTGLDVCTAAKGRFEGTVALSGVTAHAAEPETGVNAVAAAEGALSAIRAFDADRDPHPSLGPATLTPTVVEGGEATNQVPADCAITVDRRSVPPESADGFREALAAAVDDATPDAVGVDVALTERPTPFLEAFATDADEPVVRHLSAAAERVTDGAAGEVRPFTAATEASYFSPAPTVVFGPGVLADGTGPVAHADREYVRVAEVERAADALTEALAALVD, from the coding sequence GTGACCGACGCTTTCGACCCCGTCTCCTTCCTCGACGCGGCCGTCCGCATCGAGTCCCACGAGGACGTGAGCGAGATGCGGGCGTTCCTCGTCGACACGCTCCGGAACCACGGCGCCGATCCCATCGTCGACGACGCGGGCAACACGCTCGCCACGACGGGGTCGGGATCGCCACACGTCGTCCTGAACACCCACGTCGACACGGTGTCGCCGCACGTTCCCTACGACCGCGACGACGGGCGCATCCACGGCCGCGGCTCCTGCGACGCGAAGGGGCCGCTCGCGGCCATCCTCGCGGCGTTCTTCCGGACCGACCCCGCGGCGGGACGGCTGACGCTCGCGGTGACGCCCGACGAGGAGGTGTACTCCACCGGCGCGGCGGCGCTCGACCTCTCGGTCCTGCCGGGCGTCGACGCGCCGGACGGCGACGCCTACGTCGTCGGCGAACCGACCGGCCTCGACGTGTGTACGGCCGCCAAGGGGCGGTTCGAGGGGACGGTCGCCCTCTCGGGGGTCACCGCCCACGCGGCCGAACCGGAGACGGGCGTCAACGCCGTCGCCGCCGCGGAGGGCGCGCTGTCGGCGATCCGCGCCTTCGATGCCGACCGCGACCCCCACCCCTCGCTCGGCCCGGCGACGCTGACGCCCACCGTCGTCGAAGGCGGCGAGGCGACGAATCAGGTGCCCGCGGACTGCGCGATCACGGTCGACCGACGGAGCGTCCCGCCGGAGTCCGCCGACGGGTTCCGCGAGGCGCTGGCGGCGGCCGTCGACGACGCCACCCCCGACGCCGTCGGCGTGGACGTCGCGCTGACCGAGCGCCCCACCCCCTTCCTCGAGGCCTTCGCGACCGACGCCGACGAACCGGTCGTCCGTCACCTCTCGGCGGCGGCAGAGCGCGTCACCGACGGCGCGGCCGGCGAGGTCCGGCCCTTCACGGCCGCCACCGAGGCGTCCTACTTCTCGCCGGCGCCGACCGTCGTGTTCGGACCCGGCGTCCTCGCCGACGGGACCGGTCCCGTCGCCCACGCCGACCGGGAGTACGTCCGGGTCGCCGAGGTGGAGCGGGCGGCCGATGCGCTGACCGAGGCGCTCGCGGCGCTGGTGGACTGA
- a CDS encoding helix-turn-helix transcriptional regulator — translation MPMSAAEDPDADLSDDERAALDLVLETRGIHQSELWKELDISSRKGSRIAESLVEAGLIRRAETVYQGHNTYFLMPTTGDLDFSLLMAGDMLSPFIGEEEVDPRSDAFSQWLMNLAYEEY, via the coding sequence GTGCCGATGAGCGCGGCCGAGGACCCGGACGCCGACCTCTCGGACGACGAGCGAGCGGCGCTCGACCTGGTGCTCGAGACGCGGGGCATCCACCAGAGCGAACTCTGGAAGGAACTCGACATCTCCTCGCGGAAGGGGAGCCGCATCGCCGAATCGCTGGTCGAAGCGGGGCTCATCCGGCGGGCGGAGACGGTCTATCAGGGACACAACACGTACTTCCTGATGCCGACGACCGGGGACCTCGACTTCTCGCTGTTGATGGCGGGGGACATGCTCTCGCCGTTCATCGGCGAGGAGGAGGTCGATCCTCGGAGCGACGCCTTCTCGCAGTGGCTGATGAACTTGGCCTACGAGGAGTACTGA
- a CDS encoding class I SAM-dependent methyltransferase: protein MKKTLEEHAERFSELAPEYDEEASPEYRACVDLVVSYADPSPEDVVLDLGTGTGAIALALASDADRVVGRDISAGMLDEARRKADERGLDNVAFGEGRFRDPDYDGPADVVVSNFAMHHLSDAEKREAIDVVAALDPRRFVLGDVMLFEAVDPESGVYDPEVDDPARAGVLADALTDAGFVLTAVDRVSAAVGVVAAERR, encoded by the coding sequence ATGAAGAAGACGCTTGAGGAACACGCCGAGCGCTTCTCCGAACTGGCGCCGGAGTACGACGAGGAGGCGTCCCCCGAGTACCGCGCCTGTGTGGACCTCGTCGTGTCCTACGCCGACCCGTCGCCCGAGGACGTGGTGCTGGACCTGGGGACCGGCACCGGCGCCATCGCACTCGCCCTGGCGTCCGACGCCGACCGGGTGGTGGGCCGCGACATCAGCGCGGGAATGCTCGACGAGGCCCGCCGGAAGGCCGACGAGCGCGGCCTGGACAACGTCGCGTTCGGCGAGGGGCGGTTCCGCGACCCCGACTACGACGGCCCCGCCGACGTCGTGGTCTCGAACTTCGCCATGCACCACCTGAGCGACGCGGAGAAACGCGAGGCGATCGACGTCGTCGCCGCGCTCGACCCCCGCCGGTTCGTCCTCGGCGACGTGATGCTCTTCGAGGCGGTCGACCCCGAGTCGGGCGTCTACGACCCCGAGGTCGACGACCCGGCGCGGGCGGGCGTTCTCGCGGACGCCCTGACCGACGCGGGGTTCGTCCTGACGGCGGTGGATCGGGTGTCGGCGGCGGTCGGCGTCGTCGCCGCCGAGCGCCGATGA
- the psmA gene encoding archaeal proteasome endopeptidase complex subunit alpha, which produces MQGQAQQQAYDRGITIFSPDGRLYQVEYAREAVKRGTASIGIRTEDGVVLAADKRSRSPLMEPTSVEKIHKADDHAGIASAGHVADARQLIDFARRQAQINRLRYSEPIGIEALTKEVTDHIQQYTQVGGARPFGVALLIGGIEDGEPRLYETDPSGTPYEWKAVSIGANRGDLQEYLEENYEDGLDLDGGIELALRALATSNDGSLEPSGVDVATVSVDTEAFHELDNDEIESHLDGFDLLPGDDEDADGTDADGTDADGTDADGTDADGTDADGDEE; this is translated from the coding sequence ATGCAGGGACAAGCCCAACAGCAGGCCTACGACCGCGGGATAACGATCTTCTCGCCCGATGGCCGCCTCTATCAGGTCGAATACGCCCGAGAGGCCGTCAAGCGAGGGACAGCGAGCATCGGCATCCGAACCGAGGACGGCGTGGTACTGGCCGCGGACAAGCGCTCCCGGTCGCCGCTGATGGAGCCGACGAGCGTCGAGAAGATCCACAAGGCGGACGACCACGCTGGCATCGCGTCGGCCGGTCACGTCGCCGACGCGCGCCAGCTCATCGACTTCGCCCGCCGGCAGGCTCAGATCAACCGCCTCCGGTACAGCGAGCCCATCGGCATCGAGGCGCTCACGAAGGAAGTCACCGACCACATCCAACAGTACACGCAGGTCGGTGGCGCCCGCCCCTTCGGCGTCGCCCTCCTCATCGGCGGCATCGAGGACGGTGAACCCCGCCTCTACGAGACCGACCCCTCGGGGACGCCCTACGAGTGGAAGGCGGTCTCCATCGGCGCGAACCGCGGCGACCTCCAGGAGTATCTCGAGGAGAACTACGAGGACGGCCTCGACCTGGACGGCGGGATCGAACTCGCGCTCCGGGCGCTCGCGACCAGCAACGACGGGAGCCTCGAACCCTCGGGCGTCGACGTGGCGACCGTCAGCGTCGACACCGAGGCGTTCCACGAACTCGACAACGACGAGATCGAGTCTCACCTCGACGGCTTCGACCTCCTGCCGGGCGACGACGAGGACGCGGACGGCACGGACGCCGACGGCACGGATGCCGACGGCACGGACGCCGACGGCACGGATGCCGACGGCACGGACGCCGACGGCGACGAGGAGTAA
- a CDS encoding DUF5518 domain-containing protein codes for MAPRKPLPLSETWTYALVGGGASIPLTVGAYWLSGMGSHFSLNMVAVGGLIAGYLAARSRSADATAAGVRAGLVGSIPAVAWALSESIPAALGAAGPTPFTVGAVVLALGLGLAAVVIGVVAGLIGGKVGGWLAGKVGRRPDPPSAGSA; via the coding sequence ATGGCCCCCCGCAAGCCCCTCCCGCTCTCCGAGACGTGGACGTACGCCCTCGTCGGCGGCGGCGCCTCGATTCCCCTGACCGTGGGCGCCTACTGGCTCTCCGGCATGGGCAGTCACTTCTCGCTCAACATGGTCGCCGTCGGCGGCCTGATCGCCGGCTATCTCGCCGCCCGGTCGCGGTCGGCCGACGCCACCGCCGCGGGCGTGCGTGCCGGCCTCGTCGGCTCGATCCCCGCAGTCGCGTGGGCTCTGTCCGAGTCGATCCCGGCGGCCCTCGGCGCCGCGGGGCCGACGCCCTTCACCGTCGGGGCGGTCGTCCTCGCCCTCGGCCTCGGACTCGCCGCCGTCGTCATCGGCGTCGTCGCCGGCCTGATCGGCGGGAAGGTCGGCGGCTGGCTGGCCGGCAAGGTCGGCCGACGGCCGGATCCCCCGTCCGCCGGAAGCGCTTAA
- the ribH gene encoding 6,7-dimethyl-8-ribityllumazine synthase codes for MVTLGLVVAQFNASVTESMAEEARDAAAAAGAEVGAELTVPGTYDAPLAADRLARRDDVDAVAVVGAIVTGDTDHDRVIGDATAQALTRVSLDRDTPVTFGVSGPGMSGAEARERVEKGAEAVNAAVELVRTLP; via the coding sequence ATGGTCACACTGGGGCTGGTGGTGGCGCAGTTCAACGCGTCGGTCACCGAGTCGATGGCGGAGGAAGCGCGGGACGCGGCCGCGGCGGCCGGCGCCGAGGTGGGCGCGGAACTGACCGTGCCGGGGACGTACGACGCGCCCCTCGCGGCCGACCGGCTCGCGCGGCGCGACGACGTCGACGCGGTGGCGGTCGTCGGCGCCATCGTCACCGGCGATACGGACCACGACCGGGTGATCGGCGACGCGACGGCGCAGGCGCTGACGCGCGTGAGCCTCGACCGCGACACGCCCGTCACGTTCGGCGTGAGCGGGCCGGGAATGAGCGGAGCCGAGGCCCGAGAGCGCGTCGAGAAGGGAGCGGAAGCGGTAAACGCGGCCGTCGAGTTGGTACGCACGCTACCATGA
- a CDS encoding RNase P subunit p30 family protein, producing the protein MYEAVHVAPDGDSPATRVAETAARLGFDGVVIRAREASPDLDALRAETDIDVVDGAEVTAADPEGASGAVGGLRPKRTVLVVRGGTDRLNRFAVENERVDVLSRPMADDGDVNHVLCNRAAENGVRIEFDFGPVLRSTGGPRVQALQDLRKLRELVADAGAPFVVSANPASHLQLRAPRELVAVGEAVGFDPDTVRAGLREWGDLAARNRHRQSESFIEPGVERGPYEEDA; encoded by the coding sequence ATGTACGAGGCGGTCCACGTCGCGCCGGACGGCGACTCGCCGGCGACCCGCGTCGCCGAGACGGCGGCGCGGCTCGGGTTCGACGGCGTCGTGATCCGGGCGCGGGAGGCGTCGCCCGACCTCGACGCGCTCCGGGCGGAGACGGACATCGACGTCGTCGACGGGGCCGAGGTGACCGCCGCCGATCCGGAGGGCGCGAGCGGCGCCGTCGGCGGCCTCCGCCCGAAGCGGACGGTCCTCGTGGTCCGCGGCGGCACCGACCGCCTCAACCGGTTCGCCGTCGAGAACGAGCGGGTCGACGTGCTCTCGCGGCCGATGGCTGACGACGGCGACGTGAACCACGTCCTCTGCAATCGCGCCGCGGAGAACGGCGTCCGGATCGAGTTCGACTTCGGGCCGGTCCTCCGGTCGACCGGCGGGCCGCGGGTGCAGGCGCTGCAGGACCTGCGGAAACTCCGGGAACTCGTCGCCGACGCCGGGGCGCCGTTCGTCGTCAGCGCGAACCCGGCCTCCCACCTCCAGTTGCGCGCGCCGCGGGAACTCGTCGCCGTCGGCGAGGCGGTCGGGTTCGACCCCGACACCGTCCGTGCGGGGCTCCGCGAGTGGGGCGACCTCGCGGCGCGCAACCGCCACCGGCAGTCCGAGTCGTTCATAGAGCCGGGGGTCGAACGGGGGCCGTATGAAGAAGACGCTTGA
- a CDS encoding flippase activity-associated protein Agl23, whose product MRTDGRRRRALQAVLAITALALAVRLVTLGVRIFHWDEGRVGYWILRYHETGQYAYRPIVHGPFLFIVNDWVFSVPGLDATDFSARLIVALVGGLLPLTAWLLRDHLRDAEVVALAVVFAVNPLLVYYSRFMRNDVLVGAFALAALALFVRALDRGDARLVYPAAAAFGLAFTTKENAVVYLLCFLGAGALLVDHRLFRTARSDRSVVDLVRSEWWTALTYRLSSWGGSVRRGIGLTLAHTAGALVVFLAVVAFFYAPRPELWEAVAAPSRLPAVVGEATLGSWEAFFDLWVAGSHQNHDYLPFLYDYLETLLYGAPFVLVFAVVGVVADGYGAVDTDVTGSRGLVAFATYWGAVSVIGYPIGTDIRAPWAAVHAVIPLAVPAAVGIAALARRVRAAVERTRDDATGDRLAAWTAPAALAALLLCGAAVGAVAANATYANSADDDEAGEIIQWAQPENDLKDTLELVRGVARVNDGTDVLFVGTHTPGDPSDVRFYVRNESSLRQPRAGGPSWHTRLPLPWYLERYDADVTSTPPDDRTLGANPPPVIVAASWDADRVGRQLSGYTRHRHDFRLWSDEIVVFVDESALERARERGYVE is encoded by the coding sequence ATGCGTACCGACGGCCGCCGCCGCCGCGCCCTCCAGGCGGTGCTCGCCATCACCGCCCTCGCCCTCGCCGTCAGGCTCGTCACCCTCGGTGTCCGGATCTTCCACTGGGACGAGGGCCGCGTCGGCTACTGGATCCTCCGCTATCACGAGACGGGCCAGTACGCCTACCGCCCCATCGTCCACGGTCCCTTCCTCTTTATCGTCAACGACTGGGTGTTCTCCGTCCCCGGCCTCGACGCGACGGACTTCAGCGCCCGCCTGATCGTCGCCCTCGTCGGCGGCCTCCTCCCCCTGACCGCGTGGCTCCTGCGTGACCACCTGCGCGACGCCGAGGTGGTCGCCCTCGCCGTCGTCTTCGCGGTCAACCCGCTGCTCGTCTACTACTCGCGGTTCATGCGCAACGACGTCCTCGTCGGTGCGTTCGCCCTCGCCGCGCTCGCCCTGTTCGTCCGGGCGCTCGACCGGGGCGACGCCCGCCTCGTCTACCCGGCGGCAGCCGCCTTCGGCCTCGCCTTCACCACCAAGGAGAACGCCGTCGTCTACCTGCTTTGCTTTCTGGGCGCCGGCGCCCTGCTCGTCGACCACCGCCTCTTTCGGACCGCCCGCTCCGACCGGTCGGTGGTCGACCTCGTCCGCTCGGAGTGGTGGACGGCCCTCACCTACCGCCTCTCGTCCTGGGGCGGGTCGGTTCGGCGCGGGATCGGACTGACGCTCGCCCACACCGCCGGCGCGCTCGTCGTCTTCCTCGCCGTCGTCGCCTTCTTCTACGCGCCCCGTCCCGAACTCTGGGAGGCAGTCGCCGCCCCGAGTCGACTCCCCGCAGTCGTCGGAGAGGCCACCCTCGGCTCGTGGGAGGCCTTCTTCGACCTCTGGGTGGCCGGCAGTCACCAGAACCACGACTACCTGCCCTTCCTCTACGACTACCTCGAAACCCTCCTCTACGGCGCGCCGTTCGTCCTCGTCTTCGCCGTCGTCGGGGTCGTCGCCGACGGCTACGGTGCGGTCGACACCGACGTCACCGGCTCGCGGGGGCTCGTCGCCTTCGCGACCTACTGGGGCGCGGTCAGCGTGATCGGCTACCCGATCGGGACGGACATCCGAGCGCCCTGGGCGGCGGTCCACGCCGTGATCCCGCTGGCCGTCCCCGCGGCGGTGGGCATCGCCGCCCTCGCCCGACGGGTCCGGGCGGCGGTCGAGCGGACACGCGACGACGCGACCGGCGACCGCCTCGCCGCGTGGACGGCCCCGGCGGCGCTCGCGGCGCTCCTGCTCTGTGGAGCCGCGGTCGGCGCCGTCGCGGCCAACGCCACGTACGCCAACAGCGCCGACGACGACGAGGCCGGGGAGATCATCCAGTGGGCCCAGCCCGAGAACGACCTCAAGGACACGCTGGAACTGGTCCGCGGCGTCGCGCGCGTCAACGACGGCACCGACGTGCTGTTCGTCGGGACGCACACGCCGGGCGACCCGAGCGACGTGCGGTTCTACGTGCGAAACGAGAGTTCGCTCCGCCAGCCACGGGCCGGCGGGCCGTCCTGGCACACCCGCCTCCCGCTGCCCTGGTATCTCGAACGCTACGACGCCGACGTCACGAGCACGCCCCCCGACGACAGGACGCTCGGGGCGAACCCCCCACCGGTGATCGTCGCCGCGAGCTGGGACGCCGACCGGGTGGGACGACAGCTCTCGGGGTACACCCGCCACCGCCACGACTTCCGGCTCTGGAGCGACGAAATCGTCGTGTTCGTCGACGAGTCGGCGCTCGAACGGGCGCGCGAGCGGGGGTACGTCGAGTAG
- the dapF gene encoding diaminopimelate epimerase, with protein sequence MTTVAAEKYHGTENDFLVVDADAPVVDRAAFAATHCDRETGVGGERTGADGVLFCSLDPTASPVRVTMTLVQPDGSIAEMCGNGARVTATWAARETGAREVVVETPAGDRRAVVRSGGVTVEMGRPSFDPADVPLTHDHAGPLIEADVEGLTVTAVNTGVPHAVAFVEDVDAVDLETLAPPVRHADVFPEGTNVTLASRVDLDDGATAGAPGAPEAYRQRTYERGVEGETLACGTGAVAVVAAAKRTGRLDAEGPIRVSPPGGDLVIVVPDDGPATLTGPVEREFDVDLEVPA encoded by the coding sequence ATGACGACCGTCGCCGCCGAGAAGTACCACGGCACGGAGAACGACTTCCTGGTCGTGGACGCCGACGCGCCGGTCGTGGACCGGGCGGCGTTCGCGGCGACCCACTGCGACCGGGAGACGGGCGTCGGTGGCGAGCGAACCGGCGCCGACGGCGTGCTCTTCTGCTCGCTGGACCCGACCGCCTCGCCCGTCCGGGTGACGATGACGCTCGTCCAGCCGGACGGGTCGATCGCCGAGATGTGCGGCAACGGCGCGCGCGTGACGGCGACGTGGGCGGCCCGCGAGACGGGCGCCCGCGAGGTGGTCGTCGAGACGCCCGCCGGCGACCGTCGCGCCGTCGTCCGGAGCGGGGGCGTCACCGTCGAGATGGGTCGGCCATCGTTCGACCCGGCCGACGTGCCGCTGACCCACGACCACGCCGGGCCGCTGATCGAGGCGGACGTCGAGGGCCTGACCGTCACCGCGGTGAACACGGGCGTCCCGCACGCCGTCGCGTTCGTCGAGGACGTGGACGCCGTCGACCTCGAAACCCTCGCCCCTCCGGTTCGCCACGCCGACGTCTTCCCCGAGGGGACGAACGTCACGCTCGCCTCGCGGGTCGACCTCGACGACGGCGCGACGGCGGGCGCGCCGGGCGCCCCCGAGGCCTACCGCCAGCGGACCTACGAGCGGGGCGTCGAGGGCGAGACGCTCGCCTGCGGGACGGGTGCGGTGGCCGTCGTCGCCGCGGCGAAGCGCACCGGCCGCCTCGACGCCGAGGGGCCGATCCGGGTGTCGCCCCCGGGGGGCGACCTCGTCATCGTCGTGCCCGACGACGGCCCGGCGACGCTGACCGGCCCCGTCGAGCGCGAGTTCGACGTCGACCTGGAGGTCCCCGCGTGA
- a CDS encoding NRDE family protein: protein MCTLTLAWQVFPDAPVLVAANRDERRDRPSEPPSRTEADPAVVAPRDAEAGGTWIGYNDAGVFVGITNRWLADPAAERSRGLLVADALREPDARSAARLVERSVDAHDYDGFNLVVADRTAAYLFEWDGRLRTHQLDPGVHVVVNSGAALGGGGALVDAFGTPDGPTERVERATEQAENARAVRTALTPEPGEAADAWLDRAAAVLADHEYGVCIHENGYGTRSSSLIRLDDDGGSYRFADGPPCETPYRPVGTDESQV, encoded by the coding sequence GTGTGCACGCTCACCCTCGCCTGGCAGGTGTTCCCCGACGCCCCCGTCCTCGTCGCCGCTAACCGCGACGAGCGGCGGGACCGGCCCTCGGAACCACCGTCGCGAACCGAGGCCGATCCGGCGGTCGTCGCGCCGCGGGACGCCGAGGCCGGCGGCACGTGGATCGGCTACAACGACGCCGGCGTGTTCGTCGGCATCACGAACCGCTGGCTGGCCGACCCGGCGGCTGAGCGCTCCCGGGGGCTGCTCGTCGCGGACGCCCTCCGGGAGCCCGACGCGCGGTCCGCGGCGCGACTCGTCGAGCGATCGGTCGACGCCCACGACTACGACGGGTTCAACCTCGTCGTCGCCGACCGCACGGCCGCCTACCTCTTCGAGTGGGACGGCCGCCTCCGGACCCACCAACTGGATCCGGGCGTCCACGTCGTCGTCAACAGCGGTGCGGCGCTCGGCGGCGGCGGCGCCCTCGTCGACGCCTTCGGGACGCCCGACGGGCCGACCGAGCGCGTCGAGCGCGCGACCGAACAGGCGGAGAACGCCCGCGCGGTGCGGACGGCGCTGACGCCCGAACCCGGCGAGGCGGCCGACGCGTGGCTCGACCGGGCGGCGGCGGTCCTCGCGGACCACGAGTACGGCGTCTGCATCCACGAGAACGGCTACGGCACCCGGTCGTCCTCACTGATCCGCCTCGACGACGACGGCGGAAGCTACCGGTTCGCGGACGGCCCGCCCTGCGAGACGCCGTACCGCCCCGTCGGTACCGACGAAAGTCAAGTTTAA